The DNA region ACTTTATATAACATATAATTGGatgactctttttcttttattaccaTCATTTTATACACAATTAACGCCATTTTATTACTataaaatacaaagaaaaatgaGTGATACAAATAATTTTCTATGGAAAAGACACTTGTATTTCTAAATCGTTCAAAATGGTAGCAACTTGAGCAACACTAGGCCTACACTTTCTTGGATTACCAACACAAGCTGAAGCAACTTTGGCCAATCTAACCAAAGGACTCATATCAGAAGGAGTCACAAGCCTGGGATCTAAAACTTGACCAAAACTCATTTCCTTAATCAAAGGCAATGCCCAATTTGCCAATGACCCTCCCTCACACCCTCTTCCACTTAGAAGCTCCAAAAGCACCacacctaaaccataaacatcaCTCTCTTTAGTAGCACCACCCCCTCTCTCATTCCAATACTCACCATCCACATACCCCACTACCCCTCTCTTCTCCATTGGTGCCAAGAAGTTAAGTCCATAATCACAAACCCTGGCACAGAAATTCACATCAATAAGAACATTAAAGGACTTAACACAACCATGTACTATGTTTGGTGCTACCACTTCATGCAGGTATTGAAGCCCTCTAGCTACACCCGCTGCAATTCTAAACCTCTTGCTCCAATCCAGAAGTGAAACACCATCTTGGTTTTGTTGTAAATAGAATTCCAAGCTCGCCATTCGGATAAACTCCATGACTACAACTCTTTCCCCTGGCGCTTCGGAGAATCCTATGATTGGAACAACGTTGGGGTGTTGTGCCAATGAGAGCCACTTCAACACAGATGAGAATCCAAAGCCTGCATTgctcaaaacaagaaaagggtGGATCCTTTTCACAGCTACAAGCTCTGCATTCGATAGCGTTGCGGCGTAAACCGTTCCTAGGCGACCCTGGCCAACAATTCTCCTATGGTTGAAGCCATCAGTGGCAGCATCAAGTTCCATTAAAGGGTATGCACGAGCACAAAATTTTACCGGAAGTGTTTCCTCGGATTCAACCGGCTTTTTCTTGCATGCAAGAAACAGAACAACAGCAAGAACTATAAGAGATATGGATAGAGCCACCATGACTAAATCATAAGCAATCTTGGTATGGTCCATTTCTAGTTTTGgtccttcttttctcttttcaattGCTTGCAGGAAGTGAATTGGAATTTGGAGGGTAGTTTGTCAAAGTGGTATGAGAAAACTAgctttatattatataaatgtgaTTTAATATAATTGGATGAGAGATTTTATCAAACAGTTGGAGGGTATGTTTAAACTTTGGAGGAGAAAAAAGAGAGCATAAGTTTGACAAAAAGAGATTTAGTATTTGCCTATTTGGTGAGATTAGTTGTGGTAGTTCAATGTTGGAGCCATGCCACTGTTTTTATATACGTTAAAAATTATGACATACTGAAATTTAAATAGTAACGGTAGAaagacaataatttaaaattattttatttaatctaatatttataattttatatagttaacatttaaaattatacatttattatatctaatattatgtaattattttagaaataattaataaatatgacATAAGATAATTTTAAACTGATTTAAATAAATCCATTTTTAGTTGGACAAATCACTTATATCATGACCAATCTACTTTTTCATGAGGGTCATTCTCACAATTAAATAAGAGACTATGGTACTAAGTTAGCATACACATAAAGACAGAGCGCAGTATATAAATGTAGCAACATAATTAGAGAATGTTGTTACACATTGTggctccttaaattctgctaaagGATATGTATAAATTAAAGTGGTTTGAGCGAGGTTTCGGTTTATTAGACGAATCGTTGATCTGGTTGGTGCATCTATCCACTCTTTATGTGTACCTTTTTCACTTACTTTTGCACTAAAGTTTCAATTTATATAGTCTAAAAGGTGTTGGGGATTCATCAGATACAGAGAATTTGGTTTCAGCAAACCAACTTCCCTGTCTTTTTTAGTTCTCCAATTCTTTGTAGCTTTGTCTGTAATGTTGTTGGTAGGTATTTTAATAGATTCTTTTCTTCGCTAAGTGTTGGACTGTGTTTTGCATTGCATATTATTTGTGATATTCTGTGTATAGGTTGGCAGGGGTTATTCCAATGCTGACTCATAGTAAATGGTATAAGAGACAGCTTGGAAACTATGTTATTCTCAATTTCTCATATCGTTGACTGCAACTTTTTTAAAAGCTAAGTAAATTAAAAGTTATTGTATATCCTGATCCAACATTAAGACCTAAATTTAAATAAGTTAGAAAAGTCCAATTCATAGATTGGTCTTTGTATATAACCGACCTTCCTAAAAGAGATCGGATACGACACAGACTGCATTGCACTTAACAGTTGAACTAGGATTATTCTtagtatgatttttttttcttttactctatttctgtttctgttgcgaaggagacaaaattaaaaaatatctcctGACTAGATACGAGACCAAAAAAATGTCTTGTGTCTGGTTATGAGATAAAACaccgaaaaattttttaaaaatgttttaaaagaCAGAAAGTGATACTAAAAAATGggactaagattcaaccccctctcTTAGCCACTAATTCCCATCATTTACAATAGCTGGTTGATAATGAATTAAGCCAAAAACTTTCTGTTAACTTTAACTCAACATAAGAGTAGTACATATAATAAGATTTCTTTATATGATTGCGTGTGATTTAGAGCCTGTTGGGAAAATCTAGAaatgacttttttttaatttttgactcataaaaagtagtagtattaatgtctggtgcaattttcaaaaccaaattgcaactttttaaaaagttatttagaaacttataaagaagttaaaaaatgACTTCTttcataatacttctactttttatcatatttctataaaataagtacttttagagttaaaaatctaaatacaaaataacttatttataaattatttttaatagagtcatttattatttaagttattttatcaaaatgagTTTAATTAAGTTGATTATCCACACTGGACCTTAATTATCACTTACCACAAAGTTgactttctaaattgatattaatTATAAGTGACTAAGATTAATAGATCAATCATATAAAATGCTCTAAATAACTATGACTAGTAATCATTCATTTAGAGccagatatatatttttttgagaaaaaataaaaaaaatgtaaaaggcAAATTATTTTTTGGCTATTTTATAAGGGCATGGATAAGCTTATAaccttaattaatattaattagtcATATGTTTCTGATTATTAAAAACGcaaaattaaatatatacattCCTCCATAGGAATGTAGGGAGATTTTTAATTTCTTCAGTATCCTCATAGTTaacatacaaataaaaaaaatagcatgtcttctttataattttgttatatagTTCGATTGGCCAAGAATTCACTTTTGTTTTTGTCAAATGACTCATTATTCCATAATTTTGGTTTATTAGGCTTcatgattattttaaaatttatataatctgTATTGTGTGTATTATATGattagatattaaaaaaaaaactaaaaaaatatttatgagtaCTTTTCTTAagaattatttctattttttattaatttaattttaataataattaattataataagagtacataaagagtacacaaaattaattattaaatattttttttccaataTCACAGCTTGAATGCATAGCTGAAAATTGCAATatctttattattgttatttcgtATATGATAGATGttgaataatatattattattgtttctaGAATATAATATAGAACTTAGAGTAGTGAGAAATTGTAGAATGATTATGTTTCTAATCTATTTTTAAGTGTATATGATCTACATCTATCTatacaatattttaatttatctacCTATATATATTTTTGCAGGTTAACTCCctcacaaaaattcaaatttcttattattactttttttagTGAAACTCTCAAAAGTAGTAAATTTGGTACTCTCTTTCATTATTTTTGGTGATTCTTTTCGAGAAACTTGAGAAGCTCTGAGAGGAACACTGGGAAAGTATGATCCTTATACGGTTTGAATTTACAAAAGAacataccatgatctctttgatAGATTTTTGAATTCTGTAAATCTATTTGGtcagattattttttaatatcgatattattaattattatatatataccaaCCTAAATTACACATGTATGTCCTCCAAATAGGTGTTATTGACCATTCTCCTCTACTCACAACATCTTGGATGATTATCGCtattattaattgttatatatatactaaCCACAATTCAGTATGTATGTCCTCTAAACAGGTGTCATTGACCATTCTTTTCCACTCACAACGTCTTGGATAATTTTAGGCTCCCATCTAGGGTaatttttatgcatgaaaaaagGATTACCTCAAATGCTAGGATAATATATGCTATTATAAAAAAACTAAGAAcagaacattttttttttgtgtgcctAGTAAAGATATTACAATTTTTACATTCAGCTGTGCTAttgaacaaaaaattatttaatgattaattttatgtaCTCTTATATACTCCTATTATGATTAATTATgaatttattataattagattGGACAAATCGATTTGACTAAAAAATcgataaatcaaattttaaatcgatttaaattaatattttttttataaaaaataactataatatttttaatataaaaaaataatattaatataaagtaaaaattttatattaatatt from Arachis hypogaea cultivar Tifrunner chromosome 10, arahy.Tifrunner.gnm2.J5K5, whole genome shotgun sequence includes:
- the LOC112714537 gene encoding serine/threonine-protein kinase-like protein ACR4; its protein translation is MDHTKIAYDLVMVALSISLIVLAVVLFLACKKKPVESEETLPVKFCARAYPLMELDAATDGFNHRRIVGQGRLGTVYAATLSNAELVAVKRIHPFLVLSNAGFGFSSVLKWLSLAQHPNVVPIIGFSEAPGERVVVMEFIRMASLEFYLQQNQDGVSLLDWSKRFRIAAGVARGLQYLHEVVAPNIVHGCVKSFNVLIDVNFCARVCDYGLNFLAPMEKRGVVGYVDGEYWNERGGGATKESDVYGLGVVLLELLSGRGCEGGSLANWALPLIKEMSFGQVLDPRLVTPSDMSPLVRLAKVASACVGNPRKCRPSVAQVATILNDLEIQVSFP